From the Rhodopirellula bahusiensis genome, one window contains:
- a CDS encoding TrkH family potassium uptake protein translates to MGNKVWIATVHNESSHSSIAVIATVLQLVEKASSLNFPLLFRFLGTICLLIGGSMAFSLPFAFPSVANRTHLPPATEFESAAASGLLASMAICFFVGAFFRFLGRGHRGGGELYQKEAMAIVGLSWVSATVLGALPYYLSGTMIAENSPITFIEAMFESQSGFSTTGATVLTDLETPELVPHCILFWRSWTHFLGGLGIVVLFVAILGQGSAGKAMMRAEMPGPTKDGSMPRMQHTALVFAAIYVGLNMLLTFIYMFEGMSSFDALCHAFGTMATGGFSTYNRSLGGFDSPLIEYTTVLFMILAGTNFTLLYLMLLDIPRRPLTAARRLFQDVEFRTYALVIGVVTLGVVLFGLRAEDEGFGTLAKGIQNGLFQVVSVITTTGYGTADFDEWNNFGRGILLLLMFVGGCAGSTGGGMKVIRHVLFYKILRLEIERAHRPRVVRPLRVSGVAVDDPQLAHNILLYFCMVLAIFVMSWLALVTFEPNSTWGVVMTDTPPEDVIEESAKVVKSGEEMVIVDQSLAGKELLHGTLDEKLLDSASAVAATLNNIGPGLGVVGATRNYAGFSQGAKLLFVWLMMLGRVEIFSVLLLFVPSFWRRV, encoded by the coding sequence TTGGGTAACAAAGTCTGGATTGCCACGGTCCACAACGAATCAAGTCATTCGTCGATCGCTGTCATCGCCACCGTTTTACAACTCGTCGAGAAGGCATCGTCGTTGAATTTCCCGTTGTTGTTCCGTTTTTTGGGAACGATTTGCCTGTTGATTGGCGGATCGATGGCGTTCAGCCTGCCATTTGCATTCCCAAGCGTTGCCAACCGAACGCATTTGCCTCCCGCGACGGAATTTGAATCCGCGGCGGCGAGTGGATTGCTGGCGAGCATGGCGATTTGCTTTTTCGTTGGAGCGTTCTTCCGGTTCTTGGGACGCGGTCATCGAGGCGGTGGCGAGCTGTACCAGAAAGAAGCGATGGCGATTGTCGGTCTGTCTTGGGTCAGTGCCACCGTGCTCGGTGCCCTGCCCTATTACTTGAGCGGAACGATGATCGCGGAGAATTCGCCGATCACGTTCATTGAAGCCATGTTCGAGTCGCAGTCTGGATTCAGCACCACGGGCGCGACGGTACTGACCGATTTGGAAACACCCGAATTGGTCCCGCACTGCATTTTGTTCTGGCGGTCGTGGACGCACTTCTTGGGTGGATTGGGAATTGTGGTTTTGTTTGTCGCGATCCTGGGACAAGGGTCCGCGGGCAAGGCGATGATGAGGGCCGAGATGCCTGGGCCGACCAAAGATGGCAGCATGCCTCGAATGCAGCACACCGCGTTGGTGTTTGCTGCGATCTATGTTGGTCTGAACATGTTGTTGACGTTCATCTACATGTTCGAAGGGATGAGTTCGTTTGATGCTCTGTGTCACGCATTTGGCACGATGGCGACCGGTGGTTTCAGTACCTACAACCGATCGCTGGGCGGATTCGACAGTCCGTTGATTGAATACACGACCGTGTTGTTCATGATTCTGGCGGGGACCAACTTCACGCTGCTGTATTTGATGCTGCTGGACATCCCGCGGCGACCGCTGACGGCTGCTCGCAGGTTGTTTCAGGACGTTGAGTTTCGAACGTATGCCTTGGTGATTGGCGTCGTCACGTTGGGTGTCGTGTTGTTTGGACTTCGTGCGGAAGACGAAGGGTTTGGAACGCTCGCAAAAGGCATCCAAAACGGTTTGTTCCAAGTCGTTTCGGTCATCACGACGACTGGCTACGGGACGGCAGACTTTGACGAATGGAACAACTTTGGCCGTGGGATTTTGTTGTTATTGATGTTCGTCGGCGGTTGTGCGGGAAGCACCGGCGGGGGAATGAAGGTGATTCGGCACGTTTTGTTCTACAAAATTCTGCGATTGGAAATTGAGCGCGCCCACCGTCCGCGTGTTGTTCGGCCATTGAGGGTGAGCGGTGTTGCTGTGGATGACCCGCAATTGGCGCACAATATCTTGCTGTACTTTTGCATGGTGTTGGCCATCTTCGTGATGTCTTGGTTGGCGTTGGTCACGTTCGAACCCAATTCCACATGGGGTGTCGTGATGACAGACACGCCGCCTGAAGACGTGATCGAAGAGTCCGCCAAAGTGGTGAAGTCCGGCGAGGAGATGGTGATCGTGGATCAATCTTTGGCCGGGAAAGAGTTGTTGCATGGAACGTTGGACGAGAAGTTGCTCGATTCCGCGAGTGCCGTTGCCGCGACGCTGAACAACATTGGGCCTGGTTTGGGTGTTGTGGGTGCGACTCGGAATTACGCCGGATTCAGCCAAGGTGCCAAGTTGTTGTTCGTGTGGCTGATGATGCTGGGGCGAGTCGAGATCTTCAGCGTGCTACTGCTATTTGTTCCGTCGTTTTGGCGAAGGGTGTGA
- a CDS encoding protocatechuate 3,4-dioxygenase — protein MSRRWFASRSAMAIGGAAMWTTPGLFAEELLKPTPSLTEGPFYPDRMPLDQDNDLIVIGDNTTPAVGDVTHLTGRVLTAAGSPVRNATIEIWQCDANAVYLHSRDSDGKKEQQDKNFQGFGRFETASDGGYRFRTIKPVPYPGRPAPHIHIKVKQGDKDLLTTQLLIRGHEGNQRDGVFRRVTDPAKRKLLVADFKPLKESKIGELACQFDVILGQTPADG, from the coding sequence ATGTCACGACGATGGTTCGCAAGTCGATCCGCCATGGCGATTGGCGGTGCTGCGATGTGGACGACGCCCGGTTTGTTCGCGGAAGAACTGTTGAAGCCGACGCCGTCGTTGACTGAAGGGCCTTTCTATCCCGATCGCATGCCGCTGGATCAAGACAATGATTTGATCGTGATCGGTGACAACACGACTCCCGCGGTTGGCGATGTGACTCATTTGACCGGACGAGTGCTGACGGCGGCGGGCTCACCAGTGCGCAATGCAACGATCGAGATTTGGCAGTGCGATGCCAACGCGGTTTATTTGCACTCGCGTGACAGTGATGGAAAGAAAGAGCAGCAAGACAAGAACTTTCAGGGCTTTGGTCGCTTTGAAACTGCTAGCGACGGTGGGTATCGCTTTCGAACGATCAAGCCAGTGCCCTACCCAGGTCGACCCGCCCCTCACATTCACATCAAGGTCAAACAAGGTGACAAGGATTTGCTCACGACACAGTTGTTGATTCGTGGTCACGAGGGGAACCAGCGTGATGGCGTATTTCGCCGCGTGACGGATCCTGCCAAACGCAAGTTGTTGGTGGCTGATTTCAAGCCGCTGAAGGAATCAAAAATCGGTGAACTCGCCTGCCAGTTCGACGTGATTTTGGGGCAGACACCCGCTGACGGTTGA
- a CDS encoding nicotinate-nucleotide adenylyltransferase, which translates to MTNERPSTERKALQINLDPRRYGSFAEIGAGQEVVRWFFRVGAAAGTIAKSMSAYDMAVSDAIYGECQRYVCRQRLEDMLTREHTLNIERLKEQRGDSTAFFAFADTVSARNYHGTNECHGWMGIRFQAHPRDEDSQIIIHVRMLDNNNAAQQEALGIVGVNLLYGAFFLNHEPDQLIESLLDNLSTQRIEIDMIEFSGIAFRHVDNRVMSLRLVQLGLSKAAMFSADGEVLQPAEVLYKKPILVERGSFRPVTHVNLDMIQAAQKSFRKEDEVDSNQVVALAEITMRNLRANGEIDLQDFLARVDTLAACGMTVLISDYFEYYRLAAYLSQYTKKKIAITMGAGSLHELFEEKYYTQLDGGILESFGRMFKNDLKLYVYPLMDRDTGELTTVENLEIAPELRKLYDYLVDKGCIEQLHAYNPEHLSTFSREVLKMIEAGDDEWKKHVPPEVATVIQKRGFFGCKSYAPESRLAAMVAANSSSFGNIPAPVGFPV; encoded by the coding sequence ATGACCAACGAACGTCCATCGACCGAGCGCAAAGCACTTCAAATCAACTTGGACCCGCGACGCTACGGTTCTTTCGCCGAAATCGGTGCTGGACAAGAAGTCGTCCGCTGGTTCTTTCGCGTCGGCGCCGCTGCGGGCACAATCGCCAAGAGCATGTCCGCCTACGACATGGCGGTGAGCGACGCGATCTATGGCGAATGCCAACGATATGTTTGCCGGCAACGTCTGGAAGACATGTTGACCCGAGAACACACCCTGAACATCGAACGGCTGAAAGAACAACGCGGCGATTCCACCGCATTCTTCGCGTTCGCCGATACCGTCTCGGCTCGAAACTACCACGGAACGAACGAGTGCCATGGCTGGATGGGCATCCGATTCCAAGCTCACCCGCGAGATGAAGACAGCCAAATCATCATCCACGTCCGAATGCTGGACAACAACAACGCGGCACAACAAGAAGCCCTCGGCATTGTCGGCGTCAATCTCTTGTATGGTGCGTTCTTCCTGAATCACGAACCCGATCAGTTGATTGAGTCGCTGCTGGACAACCTCAGCACGCAGCGCATTGAAATCGACATGATCGAATTCTCAGGCATCGCGTTTCGTCATGTCGACAATCGCGTGATGAGCCTTCGCCTCGTGCAGCTCGGACTTAGTAAAGCGGCGATGTTCTCGGCCGACGGCGAAGTCCTGCAGCCCGCTGAAGTGCTTTACAAAAAGCCAATCTTGGTCGAACGAGGCAGCTTCCGTCCCGTCACTCACGTGAACTTGGACATGATCCAAGCTGCACAAAAAAGCTTCCGCAAAGAAGACGAGGTGGACTCCAATCAAGTCGTGGCGCTGGCGGAGATCACGATGCGTAATCTTCGTGCCAATGGCGAGATCGACTTGCAAGACTTCCTCGCTCGCGTCGACACGCTCGCCGCATGTGGCATGACGGTGCTGATCTCGGACTACTTCGAGTACTACCGTTTGGCGGCTTACCTTTCGCAATACACCAAAAAGAAAATTGCGATCACGATGGGTGCAGGCAGCCTGCATGAACTCTTCGAAGAGAAGTACTACACACAACTCGACGGCGGCATCCTCGAATCGTTCGGACGAATGTTCAAGAACGATTTGAAACTCTATGTGTATCCGTTGATGGATCGCGATACGGGTGAATTGACCACGGTTGAGAATCTGGAGATCGCGCCGGAACTTCGAAAACTGTACGACTACTTGGTGGACAAAGGCTGCATCGAACAACTGCACGCCTACAATCCGGAACACCTTTCGACGTTCTCACGAGAAGTGCTGAAGATGATTGAAGCAGGCGATGACGAATGGAAGAAACACGTTCCACCTGAAGTGGCAACCGTGATCCAAAAACGTGGCTTCTTCGGCTGCAAATCCTACGCTCCCGAGTCGAGGCTCGCGGCCATGGTTGCCGCCAACTCGTCCAGCTTTGGAAACATCCCGGCCCCGGTCGGGTTCCCTGTCTGA
- a CDS encoding DUF1559 family PulG-like putative transporter, which translates to MKIQHPHSCDRRTAKRSGFTLVELLVVIAIIGVLVGLLLPAVQAAREAARRMQCQNNFKQFGIALHNHMAAFGSFPPGNVNYDENGNRFKTGGWQHGQNELGWHWLPMLFPYMEQPGVWELITRCEDSVTGHTMNPCDHCEYYAEFEHIGREQLGSFVACPSAPRVTNQFSDGGYGLESLAKGSNYAANWGSGDMLSWESDQTSGAFGTYYVHQDVIIKDGIAGDRFQNRNGMGSEDFLDGMSNTMAMSEILNHNSSTDIRGTWMSPAMGATIFSAFTSPNSKEKDVLAACDETIPEDKLNPYLACLEQRDTAEIWAAARSHHTGGVNILMADSSVRFITDSVDKENVWHPLATAKNSEVFEMP; encoded by the coding sequence ATGAAAATCCAACATCCACACTCGTGTGATCGACGGACTGCCAAGCGATCTGGCTTCACCCTCGTCGAACTCTTGGTCGTGATCGCGATCATTGGTGTCCTGGTCGGTCTGCTTTTGCCAGCCGTCCAAGCCGCCCGTGAAGCCGCTCGTCGCATGCAGTGTCAAAACAACTTCAAACAGTTTGGCATCGCCCTACACAACCACATGGCCGCATTCGGTTCGTTCCCGCCAGGCAACGTCAACTATGACGAAAACGGCAACCGCTTCAAAACCGGTGGCTGGCAGCATGGTCAGAACGAACTGGGATGGCACTGGTTGCCAATGTTGTTCCCTTACATGGAACAACCCGGTGTCTGGGAACTGATCACCCGCTGCGAAGACTCGGTCACGGGTCACACCATGAACCCTTGTGATCACTGCGAGTACTACGCTGAATTCGAACACATCGGTCGCGAACAACTGGGTTCATTCGTTGCCTGCCCCTCGGCGCCTCGCGTGACCAACCAATTCTCAGACGGTGGCTACGGTTTGGAATCGCTGGCTAAGGGTTCTAACTACGCGGCCAACTGGGGATCCGGTGACATGCTGTCTTGGGAAAGCGACCAAACCTCCGGTGCATTCGGCACTTACTACGTTCACCAAGACGTGATCATCAAAGACGGCATTGCTGGCGACCGCTTCCAAAACCGAAACGGCATGGGCAGCGAAGACTTCCTCGACGGCATGAGCAACACCATGGCAATGAGCGAAATCCTTAACCACAACTCAAGCACCGACATCCGTGGTACCTGGATGTCGCCTGCCATGGGTGCCACGATCTTCTCGGCTTTCACCAGCCCCAACAGCAAAGAGAAAGACGTGCTCGCCGCGTGCGACGAAACCATTCCAGAAGACAAGCTGAACCCTTACTTGGCTTGCTTGGAACAACGCGACACCGCTGAAATCTGGGCCGCCGCTCGCAGTCACCACACCGGCGGAGTCAACATCCTGATGGCTGACAGCTCGGTTCGCTTTATCACCGATTCGGTGGACAAAGAGAACGTCTGGCATCCTTTGGCGACGGCGAAGAACAGCGAAGTCTTCGAAATGCCCTGA
- a CDS encoding multiheme c-type cytochrome, whose product MFSKILSRKSLQFLGLLVFLVIGVCAASVARDLMLAEPAPSSASQRRQQLRASDHSVTQAVNRWSQFVSSQFAGDQACQSCHPAEYEAHQRSGHSRTATPMADSELAQQLLQQGEYDDSLRDQTFRFQKKAGQFLVSTSAGQGRAVAKQNSVPLTNEPSVSVAVNWLLGSGTHAQTPLAIQADGTRGIEMRWSSFHGDGKLNVTPDHDEYDSFRAGTLECFGRPMDAMDVRSCIGCHSTVVPPPPLPLTSQTMIANVGCERCHGPRKKHVVLAERGLPEQIKPMIDQHDAGAHMETCSACHRDERSVSPDSTAAERARFQPYGLKKSECYLQSSGELTCSTCHDPHDTTSHDRGQYIQQCQSCHQPQASAICPEEPSGDCIECHMPLTPWTQGIAFHDHWIRIVAGTASHESKTDLEASP is encoded by the coding sequence TTGTTTTCGAAGATCCTTTCTAGAAAGAGCCTCCAGTTCCTGGGGCTCTTGGTGTTTTTGGTCATCGGTGTTTGTGCGGCCAGTGTTGCACGTGACTTGATGCTGGCTGAACCTGCGCCATCATCCGCTTCGCAGCGAAGGCAACAACTTCGAGCCTCCGACCACTCAGTCACTCAAGCTGTGAATCGATGGAGTCAATTTGTCTCCTCGCAGTTCGCCGGTGATCAAGCCTGCCAGTCCTGCCATCCGGCCGAATACGAAGCCCACCAACGCTCGGGCCATTCCCGCACAGCGACACCGATGGCGGATTCCGAACTCGCCCAGCAACTGTTGCAACAAGGCGAGTACGACGACTCGCTTCGCGACCAAACCTTTCGCTTTCAAAAGAAAGCAGGCCAATTTTTGGTCAGCACATCCGCGGGGCAGGGCAGGGCGGTTGCCAAACAAAACTCTGTTCCATTAACGAACGAACCCAGTGTGTCGGTGGCGGTCAATTGGTTGCTCGGATCCGGCACGCACGCACAAACACCGCTCGCGATCCAAGCGGACGGCACTCGAGGCATCGAGATGCGTTGGTCATCGTTCCATGGTGACGGAAAGCTGAACGTCACTCCCGATCACGACGAATACGATTCCTTTCGCGCAGGCACGCTTGAATGCTTTGGGCGTCCCATGGATGCGATGGATGTTCGTTCTTGCATTGGGTGTCACTCAACCGTGGTGCCACCTCCACCGCTTCCGCTGACATCTCAAACGATGATCGCGAATGTTGGTTGCGAACGCTGCCATGGGCCGCGAAAGAAACACGTGGTCCTCGCCGAACGTGGGTTGCCCGAACAAATCAAACCGATGATTGACCAACACGATGCCGGCGCCCACATGGAAACTTGCAGTGCATGTCATCGCGACGAACGTTCTGTTTCCCCTGACTCAACCGCCGCAGAACGAGCCCGTTTTCAACCCTACGGACTGAAGAAAAGCGAATGCTACCTGCAATCGTCCGGTGAACTCACCTGCTCGACTTGCCACGATCCACACGACACCACTTCGCACGATCGCGGGCAATACATCCAGCAATGCCAAAGTTGTCATCAGCCGCAAGCATCCGCGATTTGTCCGGAAGAACCGTCCGGGGACTGCATCGAATGTCATATGCCGCTCACGCCATGGACCCAAGGAATCGCGTTCCACGATCATTGGATTCGAATCGTCGCGGGAACGGCATCGCATGAGAGCAAGACCGACTTGGAGGCATCGCCATGA